One Helianthus annuus cultivar XRQ/B chromosome 12, HanXRQr2.0-SUNRISE, whole genome shotgun sequence genomic region harbors:
- the LOC110893132 gene encoding uncharacterized protein LOC110893132 has translation MIVYGKACHLPVGLEHRAYWALKTVNLNLTPAARRRYFQIHELEALKDAAYERSWSIKEKTKALHDQKVKGLKEFKVGDKVLLYNSQFKLFPGKLKSKWTGPYVVKELFPHGEIELYNEASDVSWKVNGHHLKHYLGGPIDNIEKEETPLEDFVGPI, from the coding sequence ATGATCGTATATGGAAAGGCTTGCCATCTCCCGGTAGGATTAGAGCACCGAGCGTATTGGGCTCTTAAAACCGTTAATTTAAATCTTACTCCCGCAGCTAGGAGAAGATATTTCCAAATCCATGAATTAGAAGCCCTTAAAGATGCGGCGTATGAGCGTTCTTGGAGTATCAAGGAGAAAACGAAGGCATTGCATGATCAGAAGGTTAAAGGGTTGAAGGAATTCAAAGTTGGTGATAAAGTGCTTCTCTACAATTCGCAGTTTAAATTGTTTCCCGGAAAGTTGAAGTCGAAGTGGACAGGACCGTATGTTGTGAAAGAATTGTTTCCGCATGGTGAGATTGAGTTATACAATGAAGCTAGTGATGTGTCGTGGAAAGTGAATGGCCACCATTTAAAGCATTATTTAGGAGGGCCGATTGACAACATCGAGAAGGAGGAAACTCCTCTCGAAGATTTTGTAGGACCGATTTGA